From Aliamphritea hakodatensis:
ATCAGCTGTCAGTGATTCAGCTGTGGACCGACTGTGGTCTGGTGAAGCCCCAGAACAATCCGGGTAAAGATATCCTTCGCAAGCTCAGCATACAGCCTGAACTGTTTCTGGTTGGCTGCGACCCTGAGGGCAATATTATTGCCAGCATTATGGCGGGCTATGAGGGCCACCGTGGCTGGATAAACTATCTGGCGGTGCACCCTTCCCAGCAGCGCAGGGGATACGCCCGACAATTAATGCAGG
This genomic window contains:
- a CDS encoding GNAT family acetyltransferase — protein: MNIRTFRTSDQLSVIQLWTDCGLVKPQNNPGKDILRKLSIQPELFLVGCDPEGNIIASIMAGYEGHRGWINYLAVHPSQQRRGYARQLMQDAEDRLMQLGCPKINLQIRDTNRDVIAFYRAIGYLQDPVISLGKRLEHD